Below is a genomic region from Jiangella gansuensis DSM 44835.
CGGTACGCCGGCGCGCAACCCTGGCCGTTCCCGTCCAGCCTGATGCTGGGGTACTACGGCACGGCCGACGGCGAGGAGCCCACCCCGGACGGCGACGAGATCGTCGAAGCGCGCTGGTTCAGCCGGGACGAGCTGGCGCGAGCGACAAGTGCCGGCGAGGTCATCCCACCCAGCGGCGTGTCGATCGCCCGCCGACTGGTCGAGGGATGGTTCGGTGGCCCGTTGCCGGTGGCCGGCCGCGAGTGACCGTGGCTGATCGAGGCGTCAGGCGGCGGCCAGCTTGGCCTTCACTTCGGCCGGGCTGGGGTTCGTGAGGGAGCTGCCGTCGGCGAACACCAGCGTGGGCACGACGGCGTTGCCGCCGTTGAGGCTCATGACGAGGTCGGCCGAGGCCGGGTCGGCTTCGATGTCGACCACGTCGAACGTGATGCCCTCGCGGTTCAGGGCGCTCTTGAGCCGATGGCAGTAGCCGCACCAGGCAGTGCTGTACATGGTGAACCCCGACATCGACTCTCCTGATCCTCGGTTCGCGTTCATGTCATCCGGTACAACCCGGACGGCGGGCCACGTCTTCCCCATGATCATCAGGACTTGACCCGGCCATCACCGGGTCAACCCTTGATGATCATGGGGGCGAGGGCGGCGCGCTGGCATCCTGTCGGTGCCGGCTGCGAGGATGGTCCGATGCGCGCACCCGACGTCCTCGCCGGTCTCGACCCAGAGCAGCGAGCGGTCGCCACCGCGCTGAGCGGCCCGGTCTGCGTCATCGCCGGTGCGGGCACCGGGAAGACCCGCGCCATCACACACCGCATCGCGCACGGCGTGCTGACCGGCGCGTTCGATCCTCGCCGCACGCTCGCCGTCACGTTCACCACCCGTGCCGCGGGTGAGATGCGCGGCCGGCTGCGCACGCTCGGCGTGGACGGCGTCCAGGCGCGCACGTTCCATTCCGCGGCGCTGCGGCAGGCACGGTACTTCTGGCCGCAGATCACCGGCGCCGAGCTGCCCGAGATCTCCCAGAGCAAGCTGCCGCTGGTGGGCTCCGCCGCGGCGCGTTGCCGGGTGCCCACCGACCGGACCATCCTGCGCGACCTCGCGTCCGAGATCGAGTGGGCCAAGGTGAGCAACGTCAGGGCCGAGTCGTACATCGAGGCCGCCCGGGTGGCGCACCGCGAGGTCGGCGGTATCGACCCCGAGAACGTCGCCAAGGTCTACGCCGCGTACGAGGACCTCAAGACCGACCGCAACGTCCTCGACATGGAAGACATCCTGCTCGCGGCGGTCGGGCTGCTCGCCGGGCAGCCGGGGGTGGCCGAGGCCATCCGGGCGCAGTACCACCATTTCGTCGTCGACGAGTACCAGGACGTCTCGCCGGTCCAGCAGCGGCTGCTGGAGCTGTGGCTCGGCGACCGTGACGACGTGTGCGTCGTCGGCGACCCGGCGCAGACCATCTACTCCTTCGCCGGCGCCCAGCCCGACTACCTCGTCGACTTCCCGAAACGGCACACCGACGCCACGGTCGTGCGGCTGTTCCGCGACTACCGTTCCACGCCCCAGGTCGTCGACGTCGCCAACGCGGTTCTGCGCGGCGGCAGCACCGCGCGTGCCGGCGTCGTCCTCGAGGCACAGCGCCCGCCCGGCCCCAAGCCGTCGTACGTCGAGCACGCCGACGAGCTCGCCGAGGCGGCCTGGGTGGCCGACCAGATCGCGAAGCTGGTCGCCAACGGCACCCAGCAACGCGAGATCGCGGTGCTGTTCCGGGTGAACGCCCAGTCCGAGGCGTACGAACAGGCGCTCGCCGACGCCGGCATCGCCTACGTCGTGCGAGGCGCCGAACGGTTCTTCGACCGGCCCGAGGTCCGCCAGGCGGCCATGCTGTTGCGTGCGGCCGCCCGGTCGGCCGACAGCGCGCCGGACGCACCGGATGCCGCGGCGGCGACGGCGGCCGTGCTCAGTTCGGCGGGCTGGTCGCACTCGCCACCGGCCGGCGGCGGCGCGGTCCGGGAGCGCTGGGAGTCGCTGGCTGCCGTCGTCTCGCTCGCCGGCGACGTGGTGGCCGGCCGGCCCGATGCCACGCTTGCCGACGTCGTCACCGAGCTCGAGGCCCGGGCGACCGCGCAGCATGCCCCCGTCGCCGACGGCGTCACGCTCGCGTCGCTGCACTCGGCGAAGGGTCTGGAGTGGGACGCGGTGTTCGTCGTCGGCTGCCACGAAGGCACCTTGCCGCTCAGCTACGCCGAGACCCCCGCGCAGATCGAGGAGGAACGCCGGCTGCTCTACGTCGGCGTCACCCGGGCTCGTGAGCACCTGTCCATCTCGTGGTCGCTGGCGCGGCAGCCGGGAGGCCGTGGCAACCGCCGGCCGAGCCGGTTTCTGGACGGGGTCCGTCCAGGCGGCATGGCTCGCGCCGACCGCCGCGGCGAGCGCGGCGCCCAGGCCGGTGGACGGGGCCGGCGCACGAGCGCACCAGCTCGGTGCCGGGTGTGCGGCGCGACCCTGGTCGAGGCGGTCGACCGGAAGCTCGGCCGGTGCGGAAGCTGCCCGTCGTCCATGGACGAGGCGCTGTTCGAGCGGTTGCGCACCTGGCGGTTGGAGCGGGCGCAGGAGCAGAAGGTCCCTGCGTATGTCGTGTTCACCGATGCCACGCTGACCGCCATCGCCGAAGCGCGGCCCGGGGACACCACCGCACTGGCCGCCATCCCCGGCGTCGGCAGCACCAAGCTCGAACGCTACGGTGAGGACGTGCTCGATCTGTGTCGCGATGTTGAGGGTGAATGACCTAAAAAATAGGTTGCCCCTTACATTGAGGCAGGTTTACGATGACCGAGCACCAGGCAACGCCTTGTGCCCACGAGCCGGATGGCCCGGCCCGGGATTGACACCGGAAGGAGGGACGCACTGATGAAGAACACAACTCTCAACCCGTCCATGTGCGGCGTCGGCTACGCGTCCGCGCGCTCCTTCCGTGATGTCTCCGTCACCGCTGGGGTGCGCCGTGTCGCGCCCGTCGTTGCTCCGACGACGGGTGAAGTGCGTCCGCAGGCAGTCGATGCCCAGCAGGCTCACTTCGTCGATGGGGTCAAGCGCGGCGTGCGTGTCCGCTCCTGGAGTCCACCGGTCTAGTCATCACCACGACCGGCGCCTTCCAGGCCGCGGACCCCCACACCCGGGATCCGCGGCCTTTTTGTTTGCCCGAAACGAGACCAGGAAGGGAGGTGACCGATCTCATGATGCTGACCAGCGTTCTCGACCAGCTCGACACCGCCGAGGAGTCCATCCCCTGTCGGAAGGACCCGGAGCTGTGGTTCGCCGAATCGCCGGCTGACGTCGAACATGCCAAGGAGCTCTGCCGCGAGTGCCCGGTGCGGGCTCAGTGCCTGGCCGGCGCCATGGACCGTGGTGAGCCCTGGGGGGTGTGGGGCGGAGAGCTGTTCGTGTCCGGCACCGTCGTGGCGCGCAAGCGTCCCCGCGGCCGGCCCCGCAAGTCCGAACTGGTGGCCTGACCGCACGACCTGCAGCAGCACGAATGGCGAGACACACCGCCCGAACAGCACGGCGCAAGACGAACGGCGCGAGCCGAGGACCGATGACCCCGATGGACGGACCGAGATGACGACCACCGATGCGATCACCAACGAAGTGACCACTGCCGCCGCGACGGCGGACCTGTCCCGAACGACTTACGCACCAGACTTCAGGAGCATTCAGATGCATCTCATGAACGAAGCCCTCGCGCGTGCGCACTGTACCGAGCAGCTCGAGCAGGCCATGCGCGAGCAACGAGTACGACGCATCATGGCGGTGCGCCGGATGGACCGGCGAGCCGCTCGCGCCGCTCAGCGAGCGCGCCGACTGGCGTCGGCCGCCGTCGTGCTGCGCACCCGCGCGTACTGATCGAGCCGGTGATGTCGGGCCTCCCGCGAGGTCGCCGTGATCACCCGCACGACACGTCCGGCGACCCCGCGCCGCCCGGTGTCGACCTCCTGGCCCACGGGCCCGGGGCGACACGGGGACGGCGCGGGGTCGTCTTCACGACGGAGCCGTCGAACGGGCGTAGCGTGGAATCTGAGCAGGCGGCGGGAACGCCGACCACGCGACGACGGGGGGTGAGGGCACGTGACCGAGACGGTGACGTGCGCGCATTGCGGGCTGGTGGCCGACGAGCCACCGGTGACCTGGTCCAGCAGCATCGAACGCGGTGTCCTGGTGTACTACTGCGACACCTGCTCGCGCGACAACCTGCGCGCGATCGAAGCGAGGCTGGACCCGGCCTGGTGGTGACCCCGCACCGGGCACCACGCTCCGCTCCGGAAATGATCACGTTGTCCATGGGTGTTCCCCCGTCACCAGGAATGCTTGCCTGGTGACGCGAACACATCCCTGGTGATGCCGGGCTGTCAGCCGGACGGGGACGATCAGGTGACTTATCGCGCCGGATCATCGTGTCGAGGTCGCCTGATCGTTTCGTGTCCACATGCTGGAGGCGATCAGATGCACGCTCCGCGGCGACCCCGCGTGCTGTCGTCACCTGATCGTCGCCGCAGGCCCGATCAGGTGACACATCGACGATCAGGTGGACACCCAGGCGGCACTCCCGCCACCCGGCGGCGCACGCCGCGAGGCTCCGGGACCATACCGTGTCGCTGCGTGGTGCCGGGTCGTGGGCGACGCCGCCGCGCCGGACACGCTCATCCGAACCGCCAGTCGCCATCGCCGGGCGGCGCCCATGTCTTCGCCCGCGGTGGCGGCTGACGTCCGCGTCCAGCCCGCCGATCGCGTGACTGGTGGAGCGGGAGAACGCCTGGGGTGGCCGTCGGTCAATCGGCGAAGCCGGGCAGCCAGCGCTCCAGCTCGGCCCGGAACGGCGCCTCGCAGTCCAGCTGGGACAGCACCCCGATGCCGCCGATCCACACCCGGTGGATCAGCAGGTACGACGGCGGCAGGTTCAGCTTGAGCCCGATGGAGTACCCGGGCCGGCGGGGGTCGTTGATACGGGCGAACTGCTCACGCATCCACGGCCGGCTGAAATGGAACGTGTCGGTGGTGGCCGGCTCCAGGAACGGCGCCAGGTAGTCGTAGAGCGCGTCGGCCTCGATGTCGATGTGCGGCTTGATGAAGCCTTCGTCGCGCAGCCCGTCCAGCATCTCGTCGGCGGCACCGTCGAGAGCGCGCCGCATCAGTTGGCCGACTGACGGCGGCAGCCCTTCCGGCAACCGGGCCACCGCGCCGTAGTCGAGGACCCCGAGCCGGCCGTCGGGAGTGATGCGGTAGTTGCCCGGGTGCGGGTCGGCATGAAGGAGCCCGGCCCGCGCCGGGCCGGAGAAGAGGAACCGAACGTACAGCAGCCCGGCGTGGTCGCGTTCCTCCTGGGTGCCGTCGGCGATGATCTGCGACAGCGGCCGACCGTCGAGCCATTCCGAGATCAGCACGTGTTCGGTGCCCTCGATGAGCTGGGGCACCGCGAACTCCGGGTCGTCGGCGTAGGCCAGCGCGAACCCGTCCTGTGCGTCGGCCTCCATGCGGTAGTCGAGCTCCTCGACCATGCGGTCGTGCAGCTCCTCCACCAGGGCCTTCGCATCCATCCCCGGTACCAGCGCGCCGATCGAGCGGCCCAGCCGGGCGACCTGGCGTAGGTCGGACCGCAGCGCGTCGCCCGCGCCTGGGTACTGGATCTTGACCGCGACCTCACGGCCGTCGTGCCACACCGCCTTGTGCACCTGGCCGATCGACGCGGCCGCGGCCGGGGCGTCGTCGAAGGAACGGAACTGCTCGCGCCAGTCGGCGCCGAGATCGGCGGCGAGCACCCCGTGCACGGTGGCCGCTTTCATCGGCGGCGCGGCTTCCTGCAGTTTCGTGAGGGTGGCCCGGAATGGCGCCGCCAGTTCCTCGGGGATGCCCGCCTCGATGACCGAAAGCGTCTGCCCGAACTTCATGGCGCCGCCCTTGAGCTCGCCGAGCACGCGGAAGATGTGCTCGGCGGTGCGCTGCTGCACGTCGGCCGTCACGTCCTGCGCGGACGTGCCGCTCAGCCGCCGGCCCAGGCCCATGGTGGCGCGGCCCGCCAGCCCGATGGGCAGGGTGGCGAGCTTGAAGGCCCGGTTGACCGAGTTGCGAGGCGGATCGCTCACAGTACCCATTGTGCAACCCCGGCGGCCGCATCGCCCCACCCGCACCCGCAACTGGGGTGCCGGGCCCAGCTCCGCCGTCGTGGCAACCCGGACGGCAGGCTCATCTCGATGGTGCCGTCGACGGCGGACGCGGCGAAACCGTCGAGGTGTGCCAGCACCTGTGTGGCCGCGAGGCCGGCGACCGCGGCAGCCAGCGCGGTGTCGCAGGCTGGACGCGACGGAGGCCGGCGCATCGCCTGGTCGAGCAGCAGGGGCCAGTGCGGGTCGCGGTCGGTGCGATGCAGATCGTGACAGCGCAGGCACGACGACCGGCCCGGGATCACGAGCGGACCGATCACACCGGTCAGCTCCATGACCTGGACCATCAGGTGTGGAACGCCGAGCCGGAGCAGGCCGGCGGCGTCGTCGCGGCCGGTGCCTTCGGTGGGTGCGAGCACGGCGAACCGCGGGCCGGCACCGTCGTCGTCAGTGCTGTGGCCTGCAGGCGGGGCTGCGGTGATGTCGTCGGCCAGCAGTCGGCCGGCGGCCCGCTGGCGCGGCAGACCGACGTCGGCAACCCCGTAGCCGCCGGGTGTGACGTCGGCGGAGCGCACCACGCCCGGGTCGGCGACCACCACGTCGCCGACCCCGGCCGCCGCCAGCAGCCGGGCGACCTGGATGCCCACGCGACCGGCGCCATGGACGTCGACCCGCTGCCGGGCGCGGGCGTCGAGCACGGCCGTACCGCCGTCGGCATCGTGCTGCTGCAGACCGGCGCTCGAGCGGTCCGGGGCGCGACGGTCGTCGCCGGGGCTGCCGGTGAGATGGTCGGCGTCGACGGCGGCTCCGGCGGAGAACAGCACCTCGACCAGCCGATCGACGCTGGCGGGAGCGGCACCGACTTCGGTGCCGAGCTGGTGCAGCGCGGCCAGGTCGAGCGCACCGGTCATACCGCGCAGGACGGCGCGCTCGGGCTCGCGGAGGCCACCCAGCACCACCGCCAGCCCGGGCGTGACGCCCACCTGCAGGGTGGACTCGTCACGCCAGGTGTGGCTCAACGCGGGATGCAGCAGGGGACGCACCCCGGCATCCTGCCTCGATTCGCGCCGCGGTGCGTTCGGCTGTCCACAGGCGGGGCGCAGGCCGTCCGGACCGCGCCCCGCGTGGTCGCGTCAGGCCTTGCCGAGGATGCGGTTGAGGTTGGTCGAACAGACCGGGCAGGTGGCTTTCGCCATCCGGGTGCCCTTGTCGTTGACGACGACGTCGCCGGTGGCCTCGCGCTTCTCCTTGCACTTCACGCAGTAGAACTCGCCGGTGTAGGTGTCCATCGGGTTGATCTCCTTCCCCCGTACTGATCGGTAGCGAGTCAGGGTACGGGACGGCGCGGCATTCTGGACCGACCTCGCGGAACTCCGCCCGTGCTGGATGCGCGCGCGGCGGGGCCCCAGTTCCGCTGACGTGGCGTGCGTCTTCCCCGTAGGCACGCCGGCGTCATCGTTTTCCGAGACCCCGCCGGACGTTCAGGCGGTCCGAGCGATGTGTGGTGTGCAGGGATCCGAACCGCCGGACATGTCACTGAACCTACGGCGATCGGGCGGTGACGGCAACGAGAACGCGCAGAGACTGTCCCAAGCCTGTGGATAAGTCTGTGGACGACCTGTGCAGTAGTCCGGCACAGCTTGTGGACCGCCGGTGCGCAGGCTGTTGACGACCCGCGCCGGATCAGAGATGCACCTCCTTGACCTGCGGTGACGTCGTCCACCGGGTGTGCACGAAGAAAAGTCGCAGACACGCCGAGGTCAGCCCCGGCCGAGCCGGACATTCACGCCTGAGGTCGGCATTCGCGACCAGTTATCCACATTGCTTCCACGTGGTTGACGGGGTTGGGAGCTACGGTTCATGCATGGAGGCATCTGACGTCGAGATTCGGCGTTCGCTGCGGCGTCGCCGCACGGTGACGGCGTTCCGCGAGAACGGCCGCGTCGTCGTGTGTCTGCCATCTCGGCTCAGCAAGGCCGAGGAACGTCGCTGGGTTCAGGTCATGCTCGACCGGCTGGCAGCGCAGGAACGCCGCCGCCGGCCCAGCGACGACGAGCTCCTCAGCCGGGCACGGGAGCTGTCCCGCCGCTACCTGGACGGTCGCGCCACGCCATCCAGTGTCCGGTGGAGTTCGGCGCAGCGGGCGCGCTGGGGGTCCTGTACACCCAGCGACGGCTCCATCCGGCTGTCCGACCGGCTACGCGGCCTGCCGACCTGGGTCACCGACTACGTGCTCGTTCACGAGCTGGCGCATCTGCTGGTCAGCGACCACGGCCCGGCCTTCTGGGACCTCGTGGGGCGGTACCCGCGCACCGAGCGGGCGCGCGGCTTCCTCGACGGGTACAGCCACGCCGCCGGTCGGCCCAGCGACTCAGACGGCGACACCGACGACGAATCCGACGTCGATTCCGTCGCGGACGACCTCGTCACCGGCGAAACCGGCGCGGCCGACTGACATTCACAGAGCCGCCCGGGCGGCCGCGATCAGCTCCACCACGCCGTCGCCCAGGGGAGACGGCAGGTCGTCGTAGCCGAACCAACCGAGGTCGTGCGATTCCTCGCTGAGCGCCGGCACGGCGTCCGCCTCGGCCAGCGCCACGAACTGCACGTCGAGGTGGTCCTCCACCACGCCCGGCCGGCACGGCGCGGGATGCCGGTCCAGCTTGATCGGTTGACCCGCGGCGCCCAGCCTCAGCCCGTCGATGCCGCTCTCTTCGGTCGCCTCGCGCAGCGCGGTGCCGGCCAGTGATCCGTCGCCGGGCTCGCAATGCCCACCGGCCTGCAGCCACAACCCGGCCTTGGCGTGCAGCAGCAACAGCACCCGCGCCCGCTCCGGGTCGACGATCAGCGCACTGCCGGTGAGATGCGCCGGCACACACGTGCGCCACACCGCGTCGGGGGAAGCTGCGAGGACGTCGAGATACTGCTGCCGCAGCCGTTCCTGGGGCGGCGACGGCGGCGTCCAGGACGAGAGGGTCGCGACGGCGGCGGCGTGCTCGCCCGCGACGGAACTGG
It encodes:
- a CDS encoding DUF5679 domain-containing protein, with amino-acid sequence MDTYTGEFYCVKCKEKREATGDVVVNDKGTRMAKATCPVCSTNLNRILGKA
- a CDS encoding WhiB family transcriptional regulator, encoding MMLTSVLDQLDTAEESIPCRKDPELWFAESPADVEHAKELCRECPVRAQCLAGAMDRGEPWGVWGGELFVSGTVVARKRPRGRPRKSELVA
- a CDS encoding ATP-dependent DNA helicase UvrD2 — its product is MRAPDVLAGLDPEQRAVATALSGPVCVIAGAGTGKTRAITHRIAHGVLTGAFDPRRTLAVTFTTRAAGEMRGRLRTLGVDGVQARTFHSAALRQARYFWPQITGAELPEISQSKLPLVGSAAARCRVPTDRTILRDLASEIEWAKVSNVRAESYIEAARVAHREVGGIDPENVAKVYAAYEDLKTDRNVLDMEDILLAAVGLLAGQPGVAEAIRAQYHHFVVDEYQDVSPVQQRLLELWLGDRDDVCVVGDPAQTIYSFAGAQPDYLVDFPKRHTDATVVRLFRDYRSTPQVVDVANAVLRGGSTARAGVVLEAQRPPGPKPSYVEHADELAEAAWVADQIAKLVANGTQQREIAVLFRVNAQSEAYEQALADAGIAYVVRGAERFFDRPEVRQAAMLLRAAARSADSAPDAPDAAAATAAVLSSAGWSHSPPAGGGAVRERWESLAAVVSLAGDVVAGRPDATLADVVTELEARATAQHAPVADGVTLASLHSAKGLEWDAVFVVGCHEGTLPLSYAETPAQIEEERRLLYVGVTRAREHLSISWSLARQPGGRGNRRPSRFLDGVRPGGMARADRRGERGAQAGGRGRRTSAPARCRVCGATLVEAVDRKLGRCGSCPSSMDEALFERLRTWRLERAQEQKVPAYVVFTDATLTAIAEARPGDTTALAAIPGVGSTKLERYGEDVLDLCRDVEGE
- a CDS encoding NUDIX hydrolase, which gives rise to MTAPSRPSGAPSSVAGEHAAAVATLSSWTPPSPPQERLRQQYLDVLAASPDAVWRTCVPAHLTGSALIVDPERARVLLLLHAKAGLWLQAGGHCEPGDGSLAGTALREATEESGIDGLRLGAAGQPIKLDRHPAPCRPGVVEDHLDVQFVALAEADAVPALSEESHDLGWFGYDDLPSPLGDGVVELIAAARAAL
- a CDS encoding M48 family metallopeptidase — encoded protein: MEASDVEIRRSLRRRRTVTAFRENGRVVVCLPSRLSKAEERRWVQVMLDRLAAQERRRRPSDDELLSRARELSRRYLDGRATPSSVRWSSAQRARWGSCTPSDGSIRLSDRLRGLPTWVTDYVLVHELAHLLVSDHGPAFWDLVGRYPRTERARGFLDGYSHAAGRPSDSDGDTDDESDVDSVADDLVTGETGAAD
- a CDS encoding mycoredoxin, yielding MSGFTMYSTAWCGYCHRLKSALNREGITFDVVDIEADPASADLVMSLNGGNAVVPTLVFADGSSLTNPSPAEVKAKLAAA
- a CDS encoding ABC1 kinase family protein, which encodes MSDPPRNSVNRAFKLATLPIGLAGRATMGLGRRLSGTSAQDVTADVQQRTAEHIFRVLGELKGGAMKFGQTLSVIEAGIPEELAAPFRATLTKLQEAAPPMKAATVHGVLAADLGADWREQFRSFDDAPAAAASIGQVHKAVWHDGREVAVKIQYPGAGDALRSDLRQVARLGRSIGALVPGMDAKALVEELHDRMVEELDYRMEADAQDGFALAYADDPEFAVPQLIEGTEHVLISEWLDGRPLSQIIADGTQEERDHAGLLYVRFLFSGPARAGLLHADPHPGNYRITPDGRLGVLDYGAVARLPEGLPPSVGQLMRRALDGAADEMLDGLRDEGFIKPHIDIEADALYDYLAPFLEPATTDTFHFSRPWMREQFARINDPRRPGYSIGLKLNLPPSYLLIHRVWIGGIGVLSQLDCEAPFRAELERWLPGFAD